CAGGTCGGTATAGGTTGCCCACAGATTGAAGCCGAGGCCCAGCCAGAGCAAGGGCAGGGTGATCGAGTCGGGCAGAAGCTGCGTATCAAGATCGATCGCGGCGAGTGCGATGAGCGCCCAGACCAGGGCTAGTGCGCCGGCCCCCTGAAGGGTCGGGCCAAAATGCCAGGCGACATAGGCAGAGAGCAGGCCGGTCAGTGCTTCGATAATCGGGTAGCGCAGGGAAATCGGGGCCTGGCAAGCCGAGCATTTACCCCTGAGGATCAACAGATAGCTGATCAGTGGAATGTTTTCGAGAGCGGTGATCTGGTGGCCGCAATCCGGGCAGCGCGAGCGGGGCTTGGCCAGCGACAGCGGGGCTTCTGCGGGCGGCGGTGATTCCCCACGCAAGTCGGCACATTGTGCGTGCCATTCCTGCTCCATCATTTTGGGCAGGCGGTGAATCACCACGTTGAGGAAGCTGCCGACGCAAACGCCGAGCAGCCCAGCCACGGCGGCCAGACCGCCCAGGGTTTCGGGGAGCATCAAACGACGGATCCAATCTTGAAGATAGGCAGATACATGGCAACGACCATGCCGCCGATGAGCGTACCAAGAACC
The DNA window shown above is from Dechloromonas sp. HYN0024 and carries:
- a CDS encoding A24 family peptidase; the encoded protein is MLPETLGGLAAVAGLLGVCVGSFLNVVIHRLPKMMEQEWHAQCADLRGESPPPAEAPLSLAKPRSRCPDCGHQITALENIPLISYLLILRGKCSACQAPISLRYPIIEALTGLLSAYVAWHFGPTLQGAGALALVWALIALAAIDLDTQLLPDSITLPLLWLGLGFNLWATYTDLSSAVVGAMLGYLALWSVFWLFKLATGKEGMGYGDFKLLAALGAWLGWSMLPAIILLSSVVGAAVGITLIVAARHGRNVPIPFGPYLAAAGGIALFWGESITRSYLGLIG